The following coding sequences are from one Pyxidicoccus xibeiensis window:
- a CDS encoding type I polyketide synthase, whose protein sequence is MDTKLPLDIDDADIAIIGMAGRFPGARDVAELWANVRGGVESISHFTREECRAAGVPEEQLEDPSYVRAAAVLPEPESFDAAFFDMPPREAELTDPQHRVFLEVCWEALEQAGYSPRDYPGSVSVYGGATLNTYLLMNLARNPRMLASFEPVQVNIGNGGDFLATRVSYKLNLRGASHTVQSACSTSLVAVHQACQSILNGECDMALAGGASVNVSFFHGYRHADGGMASPDGRCRPFDAKAQGTLFGSGAGVVVLKKLRAAVEDGDTVHAVIKGSAINNDGSLKAGFTAPGVEGQAQVVAEALAAAGLDADAISYIEAHGTATPLGDPIEVQALTKAFRATTQRRRFCALGSVKGNVGHLDAAAGVTGLLKTVKALEHAELPPSLHYERPNPAIDFDGSPFYVNAALKPWPAGASPRRAGVSSFGVGGTNAHVVLEEAPRLPATAPSRRTWHLLPVSARTPTALESATQRLTDALRSQPGVNLADVAWTLQAGRQRFAHRRFVLVKSAEDAVEALSQPQGARVLTESQDAVDRPVAFLFPGQGSQHVDMGRALYESEPVFRAEVDRCAEVLKRHLDGLDLRTVLYPKPEAAEECGKKLAQTSLTQPALFVLEYATARLWMSWGVKPAAMLGHSIGEYVAACLAGVLTVEHALQLVAARGRLMQGLPSGAMLAVPLSEDEVQPYLASGLSLAAMNSPMQCVLSGTHAAVEAVQKQLKDAGVQSHVLVTSHAFHSSMMDPILDAFTAQVAAVPLKPPTLPFVSNVTGTWITAEQATSPRYWAQHLRGAVRFADGLHALFSDPKRVLLEVGPGQVLGRLAKRHPGYTPARAVLPSMPPPQDTAQPGAAPLAYETLGRLWQAGATVDWKGFHGTERRRRVPLPTYPFERQRFWVEPAAEAPAPTVQAASDSATPQAQLPMEQWFYVPSWKRAPLPPVAAAKETSRRVWLVLEDAVPAAEAVLASEPPGLGEERVLVRVRPGLGFARNGERDFTVAPGSVSDFGLLLGALRDTGLLPDAVLHLWSLTRELPASFLHALPLGYQSLVALARALAEHAPERPVGVWVVTNHLHDVTGDEVLAPEKATLLGPCRVVPQEHPHLTFRNVDVVLPADGAQLSEATVRALRAELRASSSDAVVALRGQHRWAQSVEPVRLPPASHPVVRDGGVYLVTHGLGGMGAMQALALAKGATGVKLSCVEAPGFPAQETWDAYLAAHPATDALAQRIRRAKALQTLGAEVAVLEADLGQLESMRAAVDATVARFGALHGVVHGAWLPPDRVARLVSETDDAVSAWHFEPRARGLAMLDAALGDRPLDFRAVGSSVSAVLGGVATVAHAAASLFQDAFAQARSREGRRWLSLGWDVVRVEDYGAHPGTRGAELDRLALLPEQGAEAFTRALAHATGPYVAVSTHDLAARLSRWVAPREAAPSAPAGAEVDTSARPLHARPASLRSAYVAPTTELERTLVDLWQQSLGVAPIGTQDNFFELGGDSLIAVQLSDRLKRKLRVDVPASSLYEGVTVQALAALLAPPEAGPGAAATEAEERESALQRRKQNLQRQRSRRRADDDEDAEAGS, encoded by the coding sequence GTGGACACGAAGCTGCCGCTGGACATCGACGACGCCGACATCGCCATCATCGGCATGGCCGGACGTTTCCCAGGCGCACGGGATGTGGCCGAGCTGTGGGCCAACGTGCGCGGCGGGGTGGAGTCCATCAGCCACTTCACCCGCGAGGAGTGCCGCGCGGCCGGAGTGCCCGAGGAGCAGCTGGAGGACCCGTCCTACGTGCGCGCCGCGGCCGTGCTGCCGGAGCCGGAGTCCTTCGACGCGGCCTTCTTCGACATGCCGCCGCGCGAGGCGGAGCTGACGGACCCGCAGCACCGCGTCTTCCTGGAGGTGTGCTGGGAGGCCCTGGAGCAGGCGGGCTACTCGCCCCGCGACTACCCGGGCTCCGTGTCGGTGTACGGCGGCGCCACGCTCAACACGTACCTGCTCATGAACCTGGCGCGCAACCCGCGCATGCTCGCGTCGTTCGAGCCGGTGCAGGTGAACATCGGCAACGGCGGCGACTTCCTGGCCACCCGCGTCTCGTACAAGCTCAACCTGCGCGGCGCGAGCCACACCGTGCAGAGCGCGTGCTCCACGTCGCTGGTGGCGGTGCACCAGGCCTGCCAGAGCATCCTCAACGGCGAGTGCGACATGGCGCTCGCGGGTGGCGCGTCCGTCAACGTGAGCTTCTTCCACGGCTACCGCCACGCGGACGGCGGCATGGCGTCCCCGGACGGGCGCTGCCGGCCCTTCGACGCGAAGGCCCAGGGCACGCTGTTCGGCAGCGGCGCGGGCGTGGTGGTGCTCAAGAAGCTGCGCGCCGCGGTGGAGGACGGAGACACCGTCCATGCCGTCATCAAGGGCTCGGCCATCAACAACGACGGCTCGCTGAAGGCGGGCTTCACGGCGCCTGGCGTGGAAGGGCAGGCGCAGGTGGTGGCCGAGGCGCTCGCCGCGGCCGGTCTGGACGCGGACGCCATCAGCTACATCGAGGCGCACGGCACCGCCACGCCGCTGGGCGACCCCATCGAGGTGCAGGCGCTCACCAAGGCCTTCCGCGCCACCACCCAGCGGCGGCGCTTCTGCGCGCTCGGCTCGGTGAAGGGCAACGTGGGCCACCTGGACGCGGCCGCCGGTGTCACCGGCCTGCTGAAGACGGTGAAGGCCCTGGAGCACGCCGAGCTTCCGCCCAGCCTCCACTACGAGCGGCCCAACCCCGCCATCGACTTCGACGGCAGCCCTTTCTACGTCAACGCCGCCCTCAAGCCCTGGCCTGCTGGCGCCTCGCCCCGGCGCGCGGGCGTCAGCTCCTTCGGCGTGGGCGGCACCAACGCGCACGTGGTGTTGGAAGAGGCCCCCAGGCTCCCGGCCACCGCGCCGTCGCGTCGTACGTGGCACCTGCTGCCCGTCTCCGCGCGCACGCCCACGGCTCTGGAGTCCGCCACGCAGCGCCTCACGGACGCGCTGCGGAGTCAGCCGGGCGTGAACCTGGCCGACGTGGCGTGGACGCTCCAGGCCGGACGCCAGCGCTTCGCGCACCGCCGCTTCGTGCTGGTGAAGAGCGCGGAGGACGCGGTGGAGGCGCTGTCGCAGCCGCAGGGCGCGCGCGTGCTCACCGAGTCCCAGGACGCGGTGGACCGGCCGGTGGCCTTCCTCTTCCCCGGCCAGGGCTCGCAGCACGTGGACATGGGCCGCGCGCTGTACGAGTCGGAGCCGGTGTTCCGCGCCGAGGTGGACCGGTGCGCGGAAGTCCTGAAGCGGCACCTGGACGGGCTGGACCTGCGCACGGTGCTGTACCCCAAGCCCGAGGCCGCCGAGGAGTGCGGGAAGAAGCTGGCGCAGACGTCGCTCACCCAGCCCGCGCTGTTCGTCCTCGAGTACGCCACCGCGCGCCTGTGGATGTCCTGGGGCGTGAAGCCCGCCGCGATGCTGGGCCACAGCATCGGTGAGTACGTGGCCGCGTGCCTGGCGGGTGTCCTCACCGTGGAGCACGCGCTCCAGCTGGTGGCCGCGCGCGGGCGGCTGATGCAGGGCCTGCCGTCCGGCGCCATGCTGGCGGTGCCGCTCTCCGAGGACGAGGTGCAGCCCTACCTCGCCTCCGGGCTGAGCCTGGCCGCCATGAACTCGCCGATGCAGTGCGTGCTGTCCGGCACGCACGCGGCGGTGGAGGCGGTGCAGAAGCAACTCAAGGACGCGGGCGTGCAGAGCCACGTGCTGGTGACGTCGCACGCGTTCCACTCGTCGATGATGGACCCCATCCTCGACGCCTTCACCGCCCAGGTCGCCGCGGTGCCGCTGAAGCCGCCCACCCTGCCCTTCGTCTCCAACGTCACCGGCACCTGGATTACCGCCGAGCAGGCGACGAGCCCGCGCTACTGGGCCCAGCACCTGCGCGGCGCGGTGCGCTTCGCGGACGGCCTGCACGCCCTCTTCTCCGACCCCAAGCGCGTGCTGCTGGAGGTCGGCCCCGGCCAGGTGCTCGGCCGGCTGGCGAAGCGGCACCCGGGCTACACACCGGCGCGCGCCGTGCTGCCCTCCATGCCTCCGCCGCAGGACACCGCGCAGCCAGGGGCCGCGCCGCTCGCGTACGAGACGCTCGGCCGGCTCTGGCAGGCGGGTGCGACGGTGGACTGGAAGGGCTTCCACGGCACGGAGCGCCGCCGCCGCGTGCCGCTGCCCACCTACCCCTTCGAGCGGCAGCGCTTCTGGGTGGAGCCCGCCGCGGAGGCGCCTGCGCCCACCGTGCAGGCCGCGAGTGACAGCGCCACGCCGCAGGCACAGCTCCCGATGGAGCAGTGGTTCTACGTACCGTCCTGGAAGCGCGCGCCCCTGCCGCCCGTGGCCGCCGCGAAGGAGACCTCGCGCCGCGTCTGGCTGGTCCTCGAGGACGCGGTGCCCGCCGCCGAGGCCGTGCTGGCCTCGGAGCCGCCGGGGCTCGGTGAAGAGCGCGTGCTGGTGCGCGTCCGGCCGGGCCTGGGCTTCGCCCGGAATGGCGAGCGGGACTTCACCGTGGCGCCAGGCTCGGTCTCCGACTTCGGGCTGCTGCTGGGCGCGCTGCGTGACACGGGCCTGCTCCCGGACGCGGTGCTCCACCTGTGGAGCCTCACCCGCGAGCTTCCCGCCTCCTTCCTCCACGCCCTGCCCCTCGGCTACCAGAGCCTGGTGGCCCTGGCGCGAGCGCTGGCCGAGCACGCGCCGGAGCGGCCGGTGGGCGTCTGGGTGGTCACCAACCACCTGCATGACGTGACGGGCGACGAGGTGCTGGCCCCGGAGAAGGCCACCCTGCTGGGCCCCTGCCGCGTGGTGCCGCAGGAGCACCCGCACCTGACCTTCCGCAACGTGGACGTCGTGCTGCCCGCCGACGGCGCGCAGCTGTCCGAGGCCACCGTGCGGGCCCTGCGCGCCGAGCTGCGCGCCTCCAGCTCGGATGCCGTCGTCGCGCTGCGCGGACAGCACCGCTGGGCCCAGTCCGTGGAGCCGGTGCGGCTGCCCCCCGCCTCCCACCCCGTGGTGCGGGACGGCGGCGTGTACCTCGTCACCCATGGCCTGGGCGGCATGGGGGCCATGCAGGCCCTGGCGCTCGCGAAGGGTGCGACGGGCGTGAAGCTGTCCTGTGTGGAGGCCCCCGGCTTCCCCGCGCAGGAGACGTGGGACGCGTACCTCGCCGCCCACCCCGCCACGGACGCGCTCGCGCAGCGCATCCGCCGTGCGAAGGCGCTGCAGACACTGGGCGCCGAGGTGGCCGTGCTGGAGGCCGACCTGGGCCAACTGGAGTCGATGCGGGCGGCCGTGGACGCAACGGTGGCGCGCTTCGGCGCGCTGCACGGTGTGGTGCATGGCGCGTGGCTGCCCCCGGACCGGGTAGCGCGGCTCGTCTCCGAGACGGATGACGCCGTGAGCGCGTGGCACTTCGAGCCTCGCGCGCGGGGCCTGGCCATGCTGGACGCGGCGCTGGGTGACCGGCCGCTGGACTTCCGCGCAGTGGGCTCGTCGGTGTCGGCGGTGCTGGGCGGCGTGGCCACCGTGGCGCACGCGGCCGCGAGCCTCTTCCAGGACGCCTTCGCCCAGGCCCGCTCGCGCGAGGGACGCCGCTGGCTGAGCCTGGGCTGGGACGTGGTGCGCGTGGAGGACTATGGCGCGCACCCCGGCACGCGCGGCGCGGAGCTGGACCGGCTGGCCCTCCTGCCCGAGCAGGGCGCCGAGGCCTTCACCCGCGCGCTCGCGCATGCCACCGGCCCCTACGTGGCGGTGTCCACGCATGACCTGGCCGCACGCCTGAGCCGCTGGGTGGCTCCCCGCGAGGCGGCACCGTCCGCACCGGCGGGAGCCGAGGTCGACACCTCCGCGCGCCCGCTGCACGCGCGCCCCGCCAGCCTGCGCAGCGCGTACGTGGCGCCGACGACCGAGCTGGAGCGCACGTTGGTGGACCTGTGGCAGCAGTCGCTGGGCGTGGCGCCCATCGGCACGCAGGACAACTTCTTCGAGCTCGGCGGTGACTCGCTCATCGCCGTGCAGCTCAGTGACCGGCTCAAGCGGAAGCTGCGCGTGGACGTGCCTGCCTCCAGCCTCTACGAAGGCGTCACCGTGCAGGCCCTGGCCGCGCTGCTCGCGCCTCCCGAGGCAGGCCCTGGCGCGGCGGCCACCGAGGCGGAGGAGCGGGAGTCCGCGCTCCAGCGCCGCAAGCAGAACCTCCAGCGCCAGCGCTCACGCCGGCGCGCCGACGACGACGAGGACGCTGAGGCCGGCAGCTAG